Proteins from a single region of Streptomyces griseiscabiei:
- a CDS encoding phosphatase PAP2 family protein, whose amino-acid sequence MVLWAAMAVVAVGFVSALEIVSRGYGLPGPITNQAREVFFAPKSGPLLYASMALTMVVLTWRQRFIALGVALGIDLVFFLVRWALDAEMMFGNGALWVLLGCAVIAVTRRTGRERTLLLKGVGLGLLLVAGRKTGDAWLLITSKTRPTVLDPYLATADHALGNPSWVVGRMLRATGPVGSTLLDWVYVQLAVAAVVVALYQLRHVRTERRFPRHHLVRTFLLIGLLGPGIYMIFPVVGPVFAYGTGAFGTGGEHWALANLWPGTAPPIGTPHPMPYDDITPRNCMPSLHTAWATAIFIHSRRGPRALRFAGTFWLVATLTATLGFGYHYGVDLIAGVVFTLTIETALRTIDRGWDRSGLRLVAHGATVFVALLVAYRYLPVEMARHPWVYGPLLLLAMGSVVYGYFRLDRRWTAEAEPEPGPGPTTGPGTGPGASAREALPQLVDVRQEPRLPVAVALTDKVRQG is encoded by the coding sequence GTGGTTCTGTGGGCCGCGATGGCCGTCGTGGCCGTCGGATTCGTGTCCGCGCTGGAGATCGTCTCGCGGGGATACGGTCTGCCGGGGCCGATCACCAATCAGGCGCGAGAAGTCTTCTTCGCCCCGAAATCGGGGCCTTTGCTGTACGCCAGCATGGCGTTGACGATGGTGGTGCTCACCTGGCGGCAGCGCTTCATCGCGCTCGGGGTCGCACTCGGTATCGACCTCGTCTTCTTCCTGGTGCGATGGGCTCTCGACGCCGAGATGATGTTCGGCAACGGCGCGCTGTGGGTGCTGCTCGGCTGCGCGGTCATCGCCGTCACCCGCCGCACCGGCCGTGAACGGACGCTGCTGCTCAAGGGCGTGGGGCTCGGCCTGCTGCTGGTGGCCGGCCGCAAGACCGGTGACGCCTGGCTGCTGATCACCTCCAAGACCCGCCCGACCGTGCTGGACCCGTACCTGGCCACCGCCGACCACGCGCTCGGCAACCCGTCGTGGGTGGTGGGCCGGATGCTCCGGGCCACCGGCCCGGTCGGCTCCACCCTCCTCGACTGGGTCTACGTCCAGCTCGCGGTGGCCGCGGTCGTCGTCGCGCTCTACCAGCTGCGGCACGTGCGGACCGAACGCCGCTTCCCCCGCCACCACCTGGTGCGCACCTTCCTGCTGATAGGCCTCCTCGGGCCGGGCATCTACATGATCTTCCCGGTGGTCGGGCCCGTCTTCGCCTACGGCACGGGCGCGTTCGGCACCGGCGGCGAGCACTGGGCGCTGGCCAACCTGTGGCCCGGCACGGCCCCGCCGATCGGCACCCCGCACCCGATGCCGTACGACGACATCACCCCGCGCAACTGCATGCCCAGTCTGCACACGGCCTGGGCCACCGCGATCTTCATCCACTCCCGCCGGGGCCCGCGCGCCCTGCGCTTCGCGGGCACGTTCTGGCTGGTCGCCACGCTCACCGCGACGCTGGGCTTCGGCTACCACTACGGCGTCGACCTCATCGCCGGGGTCGTCTTCACGCTCACCATCGAGACGGCACTGCGCACGATCGACCGCGGCTGGGACCGCTCGGGGCTGCGACTGGTCGCCCACGGCGCGACGGTGTTCGTCGCGCTGCTGGTGGCCTACCGCTATCTGCCGGTGGAGATGGCCCGGCACCCGTGGGTGTACGGACCTCTCCTCCTCCTGGCGATGGGCTCGGTGGTGTACGGCTACTTCCGGCTCGACCGGCGGTGGACGGCGGAGGCGGAGCCCGAACCGGGGCCGGGGCCCACAACGGGGCCCGGGACGGGACCGGGGGCCTCAGCCCGTGAGGCGCTCCCGCAGCTCGTCGACGTCCGCCAGGAACCACGTCTGCCGGTTGCGGTTGCACTCACGGACAAAGTCCGTCAGGGCTGA
- a CDS encoding endonuclease I family protein, whose amino-acid sequence MPAARIRSWKSVALATSAVLVGIVLPAATATPASATTTAYDDTYYANAIGKTGTALKSSLHTIISDQTTISYSAVWNALKVTDQDPSNSSNVKLLYSGISRSKSLNGGNSGNWNREHVWAQSHGDFGTSAGPGTDLHHLRPEDVAVNARRGNLDFDNGGSSFTNSGGSLVDSNSFEPRDAVKGDVARMILYMAVRYEGDDGWPNLEPNDLVTNGGTRFHGRLSVLKTWNDEDPPDSFEERRNEIIYDDYQGNRNPFIDHPEWVEAIW is encoded by the coding sequence ATGCCCGCTGCGCGGATACGCAGTTGGAAGTCGGTCGCTCTCGCGACGTCGGCCGTGCTCGTCGGTATCGTCCTCCCGGCGGCCACCGCCACCCCCGCCTCGGCGACGACGACCGCGTACGACGACACGTACTACGCGAACGCGATCGGCAAGACCGGTACGGCCCTGAAGTCCTCCCTGCACACGATCATCAGCGACCAGACGACGATCTCGTACTCGGCGGTCTGGAACGCCCTGAAGGTCACCGACCAGGACCCGAGCAACAGCAGCAACGTCAAGCTGCTGTACAGCGGCATCTCCCGCAGCAAGTCCCTCAACGGCGGCAACTCCGGCAACTGGAACCGCGAGCACGTGTGGGCCCAGTCGCACGGCGACTTCGGCACCTCCGCCGGACCCGGCACCGACCTGCACCATCTGCGCCCCGAGGACGTGGCGGTCAACGCCCGGCGCGGCAACCTGGACTTCGACAACGGCGGCAGCAGCTTCACCAACAGCGGTGGCAGCCTCGTCGACTCGAACTCCTTCGAGCCCCGCGACGCGGTCAAGGGCGATGTGGCCCGCATGATCCTGTACATGGCCGTCCGCTACGAGGGCGACGACGGCTGGCCCAACCTGGAGCCCAACGACCTCGTCACCAACGGCGGCACCCGCTTCCACGGCCGGCTCTCCGTCCTGAAGACCTGGAACGACGAGGACCCGCCGGACTCCTTCGAGGAGCGCCGCAACGAGATCATCTACGACGACTACCAGGGCAACCGCAACCCGTTCATCGACCACCCCGAGTGGGTCGAGGCGATCTGGTAG
- a CDS encoding ArnT family glycosyltransferase: MTSATDPRPHAPLATDGAEPPSPTTAPTTSVRPPEAAPRWSLPALIGIMVLAGVLYSWNLSSSGLNSFYSAAVLSGTESWKAWFFGSLDAGNFLTVDKPPFVLMVMGLSCRVFGFGTWQMMAPLIASALGTIWILHSSVKRVWGHGAAAVAALVLALTPITVAINRDNNPDTLLVFLMAAGAALALRAVHNGRLLPLLGSAVCFGLAFNTKMLQGYIALPAVFAVYLYAADLRLVRRIVNLALAGVALAVSSFWWAAAVSLVPADERPYIGGSTDGTAWNLIMGYNGLGRILGGEGNGGGGGGGGGGFSGTAGLGRMFNDVLGGQISWLLPFAGVALVGGLVLCGRAPRTDLTRAALVMWGGWTALHYLTFSLAEGTMHPYYTTALAPGIAALSGGGGLMLLRAFRDDKRWLWVLPAAFAVTGVWAVVLLRRATDWNTWLWPAVAVVMAGAVAGLIVFRSSTSGTRPRLLAASLAAAVLASVAGPAAYAATELSATGGGMGGTNPTAGPTTGSGMGGGPGGGGGNRAGGGGPGGGGFPGGGQMGTPPSGAPGGTQQGGQPGGGQAPQGGTSGGPGGGGGGGMGGGGGGGMGGGGASSELISYLKKNQDGAKWLLAVSSSQSAAQLILSSGEPVISMWGWSGSDRAMTLTKLKELVKAGELHYIQLGGGMGGGPGGTSSLSSEVTAWVQKNGTAVKASEYGGGTASEASSGDTDTSASVYRLDASDVK; the protein is encoded by the coding sequence GTGACATCTGCCACCGATCCACGTCCCCACGCCCCGCTCGCCACCGACGGCGCCGAGCCGCCGTCACCGACGACCGCGCCCACCACGTCCGTACGACCGCCGGAGGCCGCGCCCCGCTGGTCGCTGCCCGCGCTGATCGGGATCATGGTCCTGGCCGGGGTGCTGTACTCCTGGAACCTGTCCTCCTCCGGCCTCAACAGCTTCTACAGCGCGGCGGTGCTGAGCGGCACGGAGAGCTGGAAGGCGTGGTTCTTCGGCTCGCTGGACGCGGGGAACTTCCTCACCGTCGACAAGCCGCCGTTCGTGCTGATGGTGATGGGGCTGTCGTGCCGGGTGTTCGGTTTCGGCACCTGGCAGATGATGGCGCCGCTGATCGCCTCCGCGCTCGGCACGATCTGGATCCTGCACTCCTCCGTGAAGCGGGTCTGGGGCCACGGGGCGGCGGCCGTCGCCGCGCTCGTGCTCGCCCTCACCCCGATCACGGTCGCCATCAACCGTGACAACAACCCCGACACCCTTCTCGTGTTCCTGATGGCCGCGGGCGCGGCCCTCGCGCTGCGGGCCGTGCACAACGGCCGGCTGCTGCCGCTGCTCGGCTCGGCCGTCTGCTTCGGTCTCGCCTTCAACACCAAGATGCTCCAGGGCTACATCGCCCTGCCCGCCGTCTTCGCCGTCTACCTGTACGCGGCCGATCTCCGTCTGGTGAGGCGGATCGTCAACCTGGCGCTCGCGGGCGTGGCACTGGCCGTCTCCAGCTTCTGGTGGGCGGCGGCCGTCTCCCTCGTCCCCGCCGACGAGCGGCCGTACATCGGCGGCTCCACGGACGGCACCGCCTGGAACCTGATCATGGGCTACAACGGCCTGGGCCGGATCCTCGGCGGCGAGGGCAACGGCGGCGGGGGTGGCGGCGGAGGCGGCGGCTTCTCCGGCACCGCGGGCCTCGGCCGGATGTTCAACGACGTCCTCGGCGGCCAGATCTCCTGGCTGCTGCCGTTCGCCGGTGTCGCGCTCGTCGGTGGGCTGGTGCTGTGCGGACGCGCCCCGCGTACGGACCTCACCCGCGCGGCGCTGGTGATGTGGGGCGGCTGGACCGCCCTGCACTACCTGACGTTCAGCCTCGCCGAGGGCACGATGCACCCGTACTACACGACCGCGCTCGCCCCCGGCATCGCGGCCCTGAGCGGAGGCGGCGGCCTGATGCTGCTGCGCGCGTTCCGCGACGACAAGCGGTGGCTGTGGGTGCTGCCGGCCGCGTTCGCGGTGACGGGGGTGTGGGCGGTCGTCCTGCTGCGCCGGGCGACGGACTGGAACACCTGGCTGTGGCCGGCGGTCGCGGTCGTGATGGCCGGCGCGGTGGCGGGCCTGATCGTCTTCCGCTCCAGCACGTCCGGCACCCGGCCGCGCCTCCTGGCCGCCTCCCTCGCCGCGGCGGTCCTCGCCTCGGTCGCGGGCCCGGCCGCGTACGCCGCCACCGAACTCTCCGCCACGGGCGGCGGCATGGGCGGCACCAACCCGACCGCCGGGCCCACGACGGGGAGCGGCATGGGCGGCGGCCCCGGCGGGGGCGGCGGCAACCGCGCGGGCGGCGGCGGTCCCGGTGGCGGCGGCTTCCCGGGCGGCGGCCAGATGGGTACGCCTCCGAGTGGCGCCCCCGGCGGCACCCAGCAAGGCGGGCAGCCCGGCGGCGGCCAGGCCCCGCAGGGCGGTACGAGCGGCGGACCCGGCGGCGGTGGCGGTGGCGGCATGGGAGGCGGCGGCGGAGGCGGGATGGGCGGTGGCGGCGCGAGCAGCGAGCTGATCTCCTATCTGAAGAAGAACCAGGACGGCGCCAAGTGGCTGCTCGCGGTGTCGAGTTCGCAGAGCGCGGCGCAGCTCATCCTCAGCAGCGGCGAGCCCGTCATCTCCATGTGGGGCTGGTCCGGCAGCGACCGGGCCATGACCCTCACCAAGCTCAAGGAACTCGTGAAGGCCGGCGAACTGCACTACATCCAGCTCGGCGGGGGCATGGGCGGCGGCCCCGGCGGCACCTCCTCCCTCAGCTCCGAGGTGACCGCCTGGGTGCAGAAGAACGGCACGGCGGTGAAGGCGAGCGAGTACGGCGGCGGTACGGCCTCGGAGGCGTCGTCGGGTGACACCGACACGTCGGCGAGCGTGTACCGCCTGGACGCGTCGGACGTGAAGTAA
- a CDS encoding FG-GAP-like repeat-containing protein encodes MSRAGAVARAGARRGTRTARLSAPVAAVVLLAGGLTAMSLGPASAAPAKVGVADDFNGDGYADLVVGAPNGTVSGKAKAGYVAVLYGSKSGVSPSKAAQRKLISRSTSGVPGSAAANQRFGTTFTKGDLDRDGYGDLVIAGGTAGSVIVWGSASGLTGGTSLAQYGAAPQAGDFDGDGKTDLALFSAQSISGDDPEGAPAALWKGPVSRAGKPAAVLNLLDKSLWWGWNEDDASCATGGGCENGPASITGPVVSGQVGDVNGDGRDDLVQWHYTGDGTWGNRLLLGASSGFKRGWVPGDDVSRDPAGTGIGDINRDGYDDVVVGADGWTDQVRVAYGSAAGLSEASTKTFDQNLPGFPGAQEEGDLVGSAVSVADVTGDGYADIALGIAYEDVTDIVNTGSVALVPGGAAGVTGAGTKVFHQNTAGVPGAAEAEDRFGTTTALLDLDGDGHADLVVGAPAENSDNGAVWVLPGTTTGPTTTSAQSFGPGGVAGPTTDAAFGAALR; translated from the coding sequence ATGTCACGAGCAGGAGCAGTCGCACGAGCAGGAGCACGACGCGGCACCCGCACGGCACGGCTGAGCGCCCCCGTCGCCGCGGTGGTACTGCTGGCCGGAGGCCTGACCGCGATGTCGCTCGGCCCGGCCTCGGCGGCCCCCGCGAAGGTGGGCGTGGCGGACGACTTCAACGGCGACGGCTACGCCGACCTGGTCGTGGGCGCCCCGAACGGCACGGTGTCCGGGAAGGCCAAGGCCGGCTATGTGGCCGTCCTGTACGGCTCGAAGAGCGGCGTCTCGCCCTCGAAGGCCGCGCAGCGGAAGCTGATCAGCCGCTCGACCAGCGGTGTCCCCGGCTCGGCCGCCGCGAACCAGCGCTTCGGCACGACGTTCACCAAGGGCGACCTGGACCGGGACGGCTACGGCGACCTGGTGATCGCGGGCGGCACGGCGGGCTCGGTGATCGTCTGGGGTTCGGCGTCCGGGCTGACCGGCGGGACGAGCCTCGCCCAGTACGGGGCGGCCCCGCAGGCGGGCGACTTCGACGGCGACGGCAAGACCGACCTGGCGCTGTTCTCCGCGCAGTCGATCAGCGGCGACGACCCCGAGGGCGCCCCGGCGGCCCTGTGGAAGGGTCCGGTCTCCCGCGCGGGCAAGCCCGCCGCCGTGCTCAACCTCCTCGACAAGTCCCTGTGGTGGGGCTGGAACGAGGACGACGCCTCCTGCGCGACCGGCGGCGGCTGCGAGAACGGCCCGGCCTCCATCACCGGTCCGGTCGTCTCCGGCCAGGTCGGCGACGTCAACGGCGACGGCCGGGACGACCTCGTCCAGTGGCACTACACGGGCGACGGCACCTGGGGCAACCGCCTTCTCCTGGGCGCGAGTTCGGGCTTCAAGCGGGGCTGGGTGCCCGGCGACGACGTGAGCCGCGACCCGGCGGGCACGGGCATCGGCGACATCAACCGCGACGGCTACGACGACGTGGTCGTGGGCGCCGACGGCTGGACCGACCAGGTCCGGGTGGCGTACGGCTCCGCGGCCGGCCTCTCCGAGGCGAGCACCAAGACCTTCGACCAGAACCTCCCGGGCTTCCCCGGCGCCCAGGAGGAGGGCGACCTCGTCGGCTCGGCGGTCTCGGTCGCCGATGTCACCGGTGACGGTTACGCCGACATCGCCCTCGGCATCGCGTACGAGGACGTGACGGACATCGTCAACACGGGCTCGGTCGCCCTGGTCCCCGGCGGCGCGGCCGGTGTCACGGGCGCGGGCACGAAGGTGTTCCACCAGAACACCGCCGGGGTCCCCGGCGCCGCCGAGGCGGAGGACAGGTTCGGCACCACCACGGCCCTGCTGGACCTCGACGGCGACGGCCACGCCGACCTCGTCGTGGGCGCCCCCGCCGAGAACAGCGACAACGGCGCCGTCTGGGTCCTCCCCGGCACCACCACCGGCCCGACCACCACCTCGGCCCAGTCCTTCGGCCCCGGCGGCGTGGCGGGCCCGACGACGGACGCGGCGTTCGGCGCGGCACTGCGCTGA
- a CDS encoding alpha/beta fold hydrolase, with amino-acid sequence MEDETNDVLAGRERIVAVDGIELWAEEFGSPGHPVVLLVMGAQAQGVQWNDGIVRGLVEGGRRVIRYDHRDTGRSSVVDFAVRPYTVADLASDALAVLDAFGVERAHLVGASLGGIIAQRVAVTDPGRVLTLTSLSSQPLGTDTAAAVLRALAGTPPEPGELPPPSTELLTVLAGTLPDPGAGLEGHLALRLPLWRVLHGSVLPFEEGEYRAMERRVYERARDLAAGLNHTLAGAAGGDDTAALASVTAPTLVLHGTEDPMFPPAHAEATAAAIPGARLVMIEGLGHTLPSALDGRLAEEILRHTG; translated from the coding sequence GTGGAAGATGAGACGAACGACGTCCTGGCCGGCCGTGAGCGGATCGTCGCCGTGGACGGCATCGAGCTGTGGGCCGAGGAGTTCGGCAGTCCCGGGCATCCGGTCGTGCTGCTGGTGATGGGGGCGCAGGCGCAGGGCGTGCAGTGGAACGACGGGATCGTGCGGGGTCTGGTCGAGGGCGGGCGGCGGGTGATCCGCTACGACCACCGGGACACCGGGCGCTCCTCCGTCGTGGACTTCGCCGTACGGCCCTACACCGTCGCCGATCTGGCCTCCGACGCGCTCGCCGTGCTGGACGCGTTCGGGGTGGAGCGGGCGCATCTCGTGGGCGCGTCGCTGGGCGGGATCATCGCGCAGCGCGTCGCCGTCACCGATCCGGGGCGGGTGCTGACCCTGACGAGCCTGTCCTCCCAGCCGCTGGGCACGGACACGGCGGCGGCGGTGCTGCGGGCCCTGGCGGGGACGCCGCCGGAGCCGGGCGAACTGCCGCCGCCCAGCACCGAGTTGCTGACCGTGCTCGCCGGTACCCTCCCCGACCCAGGGGCGGGGCTGGAGGGTCATCTCGCCCTCCGGCTGCCGCTGTGGCGGGTGCTGCACGGCTCGGTGCTGCCGTTCGAGGAGGGGGAGTACCGGGCCATGGAACGGCGGGTGTACGAGCGGGCGCGCGACCTGGCCGCCGGGCTCAACCACACCCTCGCCGGGGCGGCCGGCGGGGACGACACCGCCGCCCTCGCCTCCGTCACCGCCCCGACCCTCGTCCTCCACGGCACCGAGGACCCGATGTTCCCGCCCGCCCACGCGGAGGCCACCGCCGCCGCGATCCCCGGCGCCCGGCTGGTCATGATCGAGGGGCTGGGGCACACCCTGCCGAGCGCCCTGGACGGCCGGTTGGCCGAGGAGATCCTGCGGCACACGGGCTGA
- a CDS encoding TetR/AcrR family transcriptional regulator has product MAGVKGQVQKRGVERRRAMVDAAITLFSQQGVRGTGVAAIAERAGVTPSALIHHFGSKDGLVQAVLEEADRRALARLSIAPDAEPTLDQAFAWLLRDVEHTAVAERELTALHTTLTAENLEPGTALHTWFRDRGRALRAQLAALFTRAAADGSIRPDMRPDLLAAEVTAFLEGAHFIWLLDPEQVDLAALCHGYFEGLRARLRP; this is encoded by the coding sequence ATGGCCGGAGTCAAGGGACAGGTGCAGAAGCGGGGCGTGGAGCGCCGGCGCGCGATGGTGGACGCGGCGATCACGCTCTTCTCGCAGCAGGGGGTACGGGGAACCGGCGTCGCCGCGATCGCGGAGCGGGCGGGTGTCACGCCCTCCGCCCTGATCCACCACTTCGGCAGCAAGGACGGCCTGGTCCAGGCGGTCCTGGAGGAGGCCGACCGCCGCGCGCTGGCCCGGCTGTCCATCGCCCCGGACGCGGAACCCACCCTCGACCAGGCCTTCGCGTGGCTGCTGAGGGACGTCGAGCACACGGCCGTCGCCGAACGCGAACTGACCGCCCTGCACACCACGTTGACGGCCGAGAACCTCGAACCGGGCACCGCCCTGCACACCTGGTTCCGCGACCGGGGCCGGGCCCTGCGGGCGCAGCTGGCCGCCCTCTTCACCCGGGCCGCCGCCGACGGATCGATCCGCCCCGACATGAGACCGGACCTCCTGGCCGCCGAGGTGACCGCCTTCCTCGAAGGCGCGCACTTCATCTGGCTGCTGGACCCCGAACAGGTGGACCTGGCCGCCCTGTGCCACGGCTACTTCGAGGGTCTGAGAGCCCGCCTCCGCCCGTGA
- a CDS encoding thiamine pyrophosphate-binding protein, with the protein MTHDHDLVLRPTAAQTEAALNPPPGRNGGDLVVETLAGLGATTVFGLPGQHALGMFDALRRSDLRYIGLRVENNAGFAADAYGRITGEAAPLLLSTGPGALTSLAALQEAAAASAPVLAISSQIPTAGLGGGRHGYLHELPDQAASFRGVVKSVHTVRTQSQIPSAIEAAWKSALSAPHGPVWVEIPQDVLLAETLIPVVTGGDAFPEELPPRPELTAVAADLLSRAARPAIIAGGGVVRADASRKLRQLAETLQAPVVCTPGGKGAFPWAHPLSLQSWIEDRHTTDFLEDADVLLVVGSGLGELSSNYHTFKPRGRVIQIEADLGKLESNYPALGIHADARLALQALLETVPERTDTPDTGAAERVREVLAKVADRIAAQELTLEQGLLASIRKALPADSPSFWDMTILAYWAWSAFDAKGPNHMHSAQGAGGLGYGFPAALGAAAADPTRPVLAVSGDGGALYSVAELATARQYGLNVTWLIVDDGGYGILREYMTDAFGETTATELTRPDYVALAESFGVPGTRTTPETLTEDLAKSLATPGPSVVVLPAVLRMFAPTHLPTELPTDLRTDLPAHPEG; encoded by the coding sequence GTGACCCACGACCACGACCTGGTACTCCGCCCGACGGCCGCCCAGACGGAGGCCGCGCTGAACCCTCCCCCCGGCCGCAACGGCGGAGACCTGGTCGTGGAGACCCTGGCCGGGCTCGGCGCCACGACCGTCTTCGGGCTCCCCGGCCAGCACGCGCTGGGCATGTTCGACGCGCTGCGCCGCTCCGACCTGCGGTACATCGGACTGCGGGTGGAGAACAACGCCGGGTTCGCGGCGGACGCGTACGGCCGGATCACGGGGGAGGCGGCGCCGCTGCTCCTCTCCACCGGGCCGGGCGCGCTGACCTCCCTGGCCGCGCTCCAGGAGGCGGCGGCGGCCTCCGCCCCGGTCCTCGCCATCAGCAGCCAGATCCCGACGGCGGGCCTGGGCGGCGGACGGCACGGCTATCTCCATGAACTCCCGGACCAGGCGGCCTCGTTCCGGGGCGTCGTGAAGTCGGTGCACACCGTCCGTACGCAGTCCCAGATCCCGTCCGCGATCGAGGCGGCCTGGAAGTCGGCGCTCTCCGCCCCGCACGGCCCGGTGTGGGTGGAGATCCCGCAGGACGTGCTGCTGGCCGAGACCCTGATCCCGGTGGTGACCGGCGGTGACGCCTTCCCCGAGGAACTGCCCCCGCGCCCCGAACTCACGGCGGTGGCGGCGGACCTGCTGTCGCGCGCCGCCCGCCCGGCGATCATCGCGGGCGGCGGAGTCGTCCGGGCGGACGCCTCCCGCAAGCTGCGGCAGCTGGCCGAGACGCTGCAGGCGCCCGTGGTCTGCACACCCGGCGGCAAGGGCGCGTTCCCCTGGGCGCACCCGCTGTCCCTCCAGTCCTGGATCGAGGACCGGCACACCACGGACTTCCTGGAGGACGCGGACGTCCTGCTGGTGGTCGGCTCCGGGCTCGGTGAACTCTCCTCGAACTACCACACGTTCAAGCCGCGCGGCCGGGTGATCCAGATCGAGGCCGACCTCGGCAAACTGGAGTCCAATTACCCGGCGCTCGGCATCCACGCGGACGCCCGGCTCGCCCTCCAGGCGCTGCTGGAGACGGTGCCGGAGCGGACGGACACCCCGGACACCGGTGCCGCCGAGCGCGTCCGCGAGGTCCTGGCGAAGGTCGCCGACCGGATCGCCGCCCAGGAACTCACCCTGGAACAGGGCCTGTTGGCGTCCATCCGCAAGGCCCTGCCCGCCGACTCGCCGTCCTTCTGGGACATGACGATCCTCGCCTACTGGGCGTGGTCGGCGTTCGACGCCAAGGGCCCCAACCACATGCACTCCGCCCAGGGCGCGGGCGGCCTCGGCTACGGCTTCCCCGCGGCCCTCGGCGCGGCGGCGGCCGACCCCACCCGCCCGGTCCTCGCCGTCTCCGGCGACGGCGGCGCGCTCTACTCCGTCGCCGAACTCGCCACGGCCCGCCAGTACGGCCTGAACGTCACCTGGCTCATCGTCGACGACGGCGGCTACGGCATCCTCCGCGAGTACATGACCGACGCGTTCGGCGAGACGACCGCCACGGAACTGACCCGGCCGGACTATGTGGCCCTGGCCGAGTCCTTCGGCGTACCGGGCACCCGGACCACCCCCGAGACCCTCACCGAGGACCTCGCCAAGTCCCTTGCCACGCCCGGCCCTTCGGTGGTCGTGCTGCCCGCGGTGCTGCGGATGTTCGCGCCGACGCATCTGCCTACGGAACTGCCTACGGATCTGCGTACGGATCTGCCGGCGCATCCGGAGGGCTGA
- the speB gene encoding agmatinase, which produces MSGTETPRGPVDSSRIPRYAGPATYARLPRLDEVGRADVAVVGVPFDSGVSYRPGARFGGNAIREASRLLRPYNPAQDASPFALAQVADAGDIAANPFHINEAVETVEAAADELLGTGARLMTLGGDHTIALPLLRSVAKKHGPVALLHFDAHLDTWDTYFGAEYTHGTPFRRAVEEGILDTEALSHVGTRGPLYGKQDLTDDEKMGFGIVTSADIYRRGADEVADQLRQRIGDRPLYISIDIDCLDPAHAPGTGTPEAGGMTSRELLEILRGLASCHLVSADVVEVAPAYDHAEITAVAASHTAYELTTIMARQISQERISQEEKDRSAQ; this is translated from the coding sequence ATGAGTGGCACCGAGACGCCCCGCGGCCCCGTCGACTCCTCCCGCATCCCGCGCTACGCCGGTCCCGCGACCTACGCCCGGCTGCCGCGCCTCGACGAGGTGGGCCGGGCGGACGTCGCGGTCGTGGGCGTGCCGTTCGACTCGGGTGTCTCCTACCGGCCGGGCGCCCGCTTCGGCGGCAACGCGATCCGTGAGGCGTCCCGGCTGCTGCGCCCCTACAACCCGGCCCAGGACGCCTCCCCGTTCGCCCTCGCCCAGGTCGCGGACGCCGGTGACATCGCCGCCAACCCGTTCCACATCAACGAGGCCGTCGAGACGGTCGAGGCGGCGGCCGACGAACTGCTCGGCACGGGCGCCCGGCTGATGACCCTCGGCGGCGACCACACCATCGCGCTGCCGCTGCTGCGGTCGGTCGCCAAGAAGCACGGGCCGGTGGCGCTGCTCCACTTCGACGCCCATCTCGACACCTGGGACACGTACTTCGGCGCCGAGTACACCCACGGCACCCCGTTCCGGCGGGCCGTGGAGGAGGGCATCCTCGACACGGAGGCGCTCTCCCACGTGGGCACCCGCGGCCCGCTCTACGGCAAGCAGGACCTCACCGACGACGAGAAGATGGGCTTCGGGATCGTCACCTCCGCCGACATCTACCGGCGGGGCGCGGACGAGGTCGCCGACCAGCTGCGGCAGCGCATCGGCGACCGCCCGCTCTACATCTCCATCGACATCGACTGCCTCGACCCGGCCCACGCGCCCGGCACGGGCACGCCCGAGGCCGGCGGCATGACCTCCCGCGAACTCCTGGAGATCCTGCGCGGCCTCGCCTCCTGCCATCTGGTCTCCGCCGATGTCGTCGAGGTGGCGCCCGCGTACGATCACGCCGAGATCACCGCCGTGGCCGCCTCGCACACGGCGTACGAACTCACCACGATCATGGCCCGGCAGATCTCGCAGGAGCGGATCTCACAGGAAGAGAAGGACAGGTCAGCGCAGTGA